The genomic interval GGACATTGATTCTAATGCTAGGCAAGCATtgaagttttttaaaaacaagttttttccCCATAATGTAATTGTTTGTGATACTTATCAACAATGAGAGATTGGCCAGGCTGCCCCATGATTTGGGCGGCAAGGTGAGTTAGGGGCAATGATTTTCAAGCtaaaactttatttttgtttgtgataCTTCATCTAAAAGACAATGTAAGAGTAGTGATGAAATGTGCAATAGTTTATAAAACGAGGTTGAAGAACTAGTGCTGttgctttttcctttttcttttttattttttaatgttagGATCTTTACTATTTTCATCTGCTCTCATCGACCAGTAGGTCAATCTATCGTTATAAATTCACTTATTTCAAATTATTAAGAAAACACATCCAAACCAACTCAACATTTTCCTAAATGATTTAATATCTTAtgcaaaacaaaattttaagccAATCATGCATGTgcctaaaaaagaaaacatgatGCTTTTCACCCaccaattttattatatttctctcACACTTCCGTTCTTGTCcaccattttctaaaaaatagatGCTATACACGCTGATCTTAATCTGTGTAATCGGTTTCAATTCTACCAAAACCTGTTAATTTGTTTCAAAAGAACTTGTAAAATTGGAACTTTCAAGGAAAGCTGAATACTGGTGATGTTCttcaaagaagaagaccaaactttttctcctttctaattGGTTCGTGCTCTGCAGATCAAATAATGGGAACCAGCATCATCTCTTTTCTCACTGACCCTAGGTGCGCTCTTTGTGGACTAGACTTTTCAACAGTTTGAACCTTAGTTGATGCTGGCCCAAGCGAAGTGATGAAGCCCTCTATCGGTTGATTTTGGAACTACCTTTAGGGATAAAGGTTTGCTCTTCTTAAATTGTGGCTGGAGAGGAACTAGAGGGTATTCAAAGAGAAGCTGACTAGCAGGGATGGTTTATTGGATTCCATTAACCTCTTGGCCTCCATTTGGTAATCTGGTGTTTTCTTTCctcttatttttgtaattatgatCTTGTACATATTATGGCTaactgagttttttttttttcgtagcCCTATAGCCTTGGAAAATTTCTCATCaccctttctttttttgtatGATCTCTCCTTTTAAATGCATGGTTTgcttcttattaaaaaaaaaaaaaacaacaacaacaaaacaaaactttttTGATAATTCAGGACAAAATAGGAACCAATTACATTTGTTTAGGGGCATTTTACATAATTTGTTTgatccttttccttttttttccacCCAAGACAATTTACAACACACCATCCTTCTCAAAAGCCCCATCGTTAGACCAATTCCTAGAAAACATTACTATCCCTCTAGAGATCTTGTGATGCTGAAAGTCCTTTTACATATATGAGTTGAATATACTTGAACACTCTAAATATTTAGAGACCTTGAAATGAAGCCCATTTCATTGATTCTTTAGCAAGCAAAGGCACTCTCTAGTTGAGGTTCAAACCCAATGAATTTTCTGTCCAAACATTCTTTAACTGTTTTTCTCTTGAATCAATCAAGGTGTAGCCTAAGGATAAACTTGATTACAAGGCTCATTGTCCATCCAACAATCATCCCGCAACATAATGGGAACTCCATTGCCCATACTGAACAAGTAAACCACAGTATGCAACTGTCAGCATTTAATGATATGAAGTTAGAAAGTCTGGCAACTTTAAATCACATTACTAAACCATTCTTTTTGAATGTCAATGTGTACCATAGTACTTTATACTCGAGAGGAAATTACAAAAGCAATTTGGAGGAGGTTAGAAATGTGATTTTAAGCTGTAATCTTCATAGATTCCTTGCTAAAAATGAGGGTTTGCACAAACTATTTTCTTAGGaaatatagaagaaaaaaaaaaacataacaaaattatttagaaaaaagaTGCTAAATGGGACAAACATATGAACAATACACACATGAAATTGTCCTTACACAGCACAACAGAAATGTGAAATATACCGGTTTCATGATGTGAATCAAATATTGTAAAACCATCCACACTTAAATTCATGAACAAACTAAAACTAGCGAGGAATTTAACCATATGAAAAGAAAGCGTACAGCTGACCATCCATCAACATTCTTgctctttaatatttgaacagGCCTGCAGCAATTTTGaggtaaattataaaaaaagtcaaactttcaAAGCATCAGGCTATAGCATAATGACATGGTAGTAACAACACTCACGTGTCCACAGGGCAAAGCAGCATGCACTCATCCCCTTTTGAACTTCTAAAAATTCTTCGTATAACGCATTCCAGAGGCAAGTTATTTAAAGGATCAACCTgtaaaattaaaagatttaaaGATGCAAAAcccaaaagggaagaaaaaggtAAGATTTTTATTGGTCACAAAtgcaacaaaaataataataataaaaagaaggaAGAGGATTTAGTTATGATGTAATTTCCTTTCTTTGATAAGAACAAGCTTTCGTTAAACTATTGATTAGTTCTTCTGGGAGGGGGTTCTCTTATCCTGGGCCATTTTGGTTGTTCTTGTTTCTATTCTCTTAATATACCTCCAGGtttcttataataataataataataacaagaaCAACATCAACAATATGCCGCTAGAATACataaaataatcataataataatactttttgGGATAAGAATatattcataataataataataacacacTGCCTAAGGCTAGGGGAAGATGATTCCCCAATCGAGGTTGATCTAATAGTATAATTACAAGAAAAGAAACAGGGAAGAATACTACAACTGGAGATTAGATGCTGTATGAAATCACAGTGTTGTACTCTTTAGTCTTCATCAATTGTGACCATctcttctatttttcttttttttcgaGAATCAATCGATATAATGAAAAAAAGCTAGAGCAATACACTGAATATATGAATAAACCAGTCATACACTTGTAGCATCGCAATACAATTGGTCAAAGAGTAACAAACCCAAATACATAAAAACAACCCATGAATAATGAGAAAACCGGCTGTAAAGAGGAAAGCGAAATGAatgtaaataagaaaaattaattcaatttatcaACTGCATACTTTTAGTTAGATTAGTTTAGATTCAGTAACTGAGTGCCTAAAATTTACAGATGTATTCACTATCAATGTAAACTGTACTTCTCATTCatacaagaaaatcaaaagGCACAGGAGATTAGGTGAACAGGGGAGCACCAAAATGATaccaattttaaacaaaacctCCAAGAGGGAACTGAGAAAGAAATCTTACCATGATAGCAATTCGCTTATTTGAAGCCATGAGGACCTTTCCATGGTCGTCTAGCACAAACCCAGCTGGCGGTTTGGGCAAGGTCGAAGGATGGTACGACAAATAACTGGAACTGGAACTGGCACTGGAACTCGAGGGTCCAGCCTCATCGACCGTAAAATCATCGACAACTTCGACGTCGGTAGGATTAAAAACCTTGGTATCTCCCTTaccctttttcttccttttcttagaCGAAGTGGAGACAGAGTGCTTAGGCAACGGTCCAGGCTGAGAATTGGAAGCTCGGCAAAGACATGGTGGGCGAGTGGGAAGCCTCAAATTAAGAAAATGGATGGAATTGGAAGGGCGGCGAGTGAGACTAAAATACGTTTGAGATAGCGAAGGAGCAGTAACAGAATCGGAGAAGGAAGGAATTGAGATGCACAACGCCATGCTTGCTCAAGTACTCGTTCGTCGCTCCTCTCCTTACATATCTCCTGATTTTTTTGGTTGagctatatttacaaatttaaccCCCAAATCCATAATTTCCAAATTTAGCCTCCAagttcatattttttaaatgtagCCCCCAAATTGGCAAATCTCCAATGGGATTCGTTTTACGAGATTTTTCACTGGTTCACCATTTCCATCTTCATTTCAACCTTCTCTCTGCAGAATCTACTATGATCACGGCCTGACCAAAAGCTAACATGAGAGTTCCCTACCTTCTCCTTCTAATCCTCTTAGCTCTGCACCTGACCTTCGTCCTCCCATGGAAGAAGGAAGAGTTCAGGAACTGTAACCAGACTCCCTTCTGCAAGCGAGCCCGCGCCTTTAAGCCCGGATCCTGTTCCCTTGTTGCTCACGACGTTTCTATTAACGATGGGGACCTCACTGCTAAGCTCCTCCCTAGGAATCAGGACCCAGATCATCCACCCAAGCCCTTGTTACTCGCTCTTTCTGTGTATCAAGACGGCATTTTGCGCCTCAGGGTCGACGAGGATCCTTCTCTAGGTCCATCCAAAAAGCGATTCCAGGTGCCCGATGTGATTCTCGACGAGTTTTTGAGCAAAAAACTTTGGTTGCAGCGAATTTCAACCGAGACAATTGGCTCCGATTTGAGCCCCTCTTCGATCGTCTACTTGTCCGATGGTTACGAGGCAGTTCTTCGGCAAGATCCGTTCGAGGTCTTCGTGCGAGAGAAGTCGGGTAAGCGTATCTTATCTTTAAACTCTCATGGTTTATTCGATTTCGAGCAATTGAGGGTTAAGGAAGAAGGCGAGGACTGGGAGGAGAAGTTCAGAGGACATACTGATACCAGGCCGTATGGTCCCCAATCCATTAGTTTCGACGTTTCGTTTTATGATGCTGATTTTGTTTATGGAATACCGGAGCGTGCAACTAGTCTCGCTCTGAAGCCCACCAGAGGACCCGACGTCGAGGAGTCGGAACCTTACAGGCTGTTCAATCTGGATGTTTTCGAGTACGTTCATGAATCTCCTTTTGGGATTTACGGGTCAATCCCCTTCATGATTTCGCATGGGAAATCGCGGGGAACTTCTGGGTTTTTTTGGTTGAATGCTGCTGAAATGCAAATTGATGTTCTTGGATCTGGCTGGGATGCTGAATCTGGGATTTCTCTTCCTTCATCTCAAAGTAGGATCGATACTCTTTGGATGAGTGAGGCGGGCATCGTGGATACGTTCTTTTTTGTCGGTCCAGGGCCTAAGGATGTTGTTCGCCAGTACACCAGTGTGACGGGGACTTCAGCAATGCCCCAGCTATTTGCAACAGCATATCATCAATGTAGGTGGAATTATAGGGATGAAGAGGATGTTGCGCATGTCGATTCTAAATTTGATGAACATGATATTCCCTACGATGTCTTGTGGCTTGATATCGAGCACACAGATGGAAAAAGGTATTTTACCTGGGACAGGGCGCTTTTTCCCAATCCGGAAGAGATGCAGAGGAAGTTGGCTGCCAAAGGAAGGCACATGGTTACCATAGTAGATCCACATATTAAGCGGGATGATTCTTTTCCATTGCATAAAGAAGCAAGCAAGAAGGGGTATTATGTCAAGGATGCTGCCGGAAATGATTATGATGGGTGGTGCTGGCCAGGTTCATCATCTTACCTGGACATGTTAAGTCCAGAGATTAGGTCATGGTGGGGAGAGAAGTTTTCTTTAGAAAACTATGTTGGTTCTACCCCTTCCTTATATATATGGAATGATATGAATGAGCCTTCTGTTTTCAATGGTCCAGAGGTATTTTACTGAATTGTCTACATTTATTCCTTTGTCTAACGTGTAATTGGGCGCAATTCTAGTGTCTTGCATGTCTGATTCCTGAAATGTACACAGGGTATGCATCACTGGCATGCCTTTATGTACTCACATCACATGCTGAGCTATAAAGGGCTTGGCTTAAGGATTTAGAGActcttatttaatattattattttcttctaataatatataatctattcaaaaccaaaagtaaatgaaagaaaatgcaAGAGAAAGTGAGAAATTTTAGACGCATGAGGATTTGATATAGTTTAGTTTTAgtgttttattctttttactGTGGGACGTGGGTAAACCTTGTAACCGAAGGTTTACTGTTTGTGGCTTTATCTCTGTTTTAGTTTATCCTGTGTTATTTTAGAGAGGTCGATTGGATAATAAAACATTTTCAGTGCTTCGGTTACATCATATTGGAATCAGAGCAGTGGAAGAAACTTGGCAGAAAGGTTGAAATGGATATTAACTTCTACAATATCAACAAGCCTAAATGCTTCTATTAAAGAGGGGCCAATTATTGATCCTATTCTAGTTGCAAATTAAGCAGTGGAAGAATGTAGGAAGGGGACTTTGAGGATAGGTGCTGAAAATTGATCTCTACAATATGGTTGATTGGGAATTCTTGCTAACAATATTAAAGAAGAAATGGTTAGGAAGGAAATGGGTCAACTGCATAAAGGGGTGCATATATGAATCAAAAAATTTAGTTTTGAGATGAGGAGTGACCTAGGGTGGTAGCCAGTAGTCCTTAATAGATTAATTGGTAGGTAGTAAGGTAGTTGTTTAGCTTTGATGATAGGGTAAGTAACCTTGCTATCCATATGGTGCTTTTAAAGCGCTGATTAgggttgttctttttttttttccccagcAGTTTATACATTTGCTTCCTTCATGAGTTGGGATCTCCGTTGGTAGGCTTCTAAAtagaaaggtttttttttttaataagttgaAGGTTCGTTTTTTAACCCTTCAGCCTGGGTTTTCCTTTTGGTACTTTGCTGGAAAGAAGtatgaggatttttttttttttcatgatatTGTTGAAACCTTAAGACAGTTTTGAGAATACTTTCTGGCCTAGCAATCTCTAGTCATCAGGCATTTTTCTCTTCAAGTTCATATTCGATGAGTTCTACTTTGTTGTAACTTGTTATTTGTCTTAGCTATTTATGGCTCATTTATCATATTGAATACTATATtgttttgtattaaaaaaaattagttcgGAACAAGTTGTGGTCTTCTGCTATAACATTATTTAATTTGTTGACTGATGTCTCTATGCAGGTTACAATGCCTCGAAATGCTCTACATCAAGGAGGTGTAGAACATCGGGAATTGCATAATGTCTATGGATACTACTTCCAAATGGCCACTGCAGAGGGGCTAGTTAAGCGGGGTGATGGAAAGGATAGACCTTTTGTGCTCTCACGAGCGCTTTTTGCTGGAACCCAAAGATATGGAGCAGTATGGACGGGAGATAACTCAGCTGATTGGGATCATCTCAGGGTTTCTGTTCCAATGGTTTTGACTCTTGGACTTACTGGATTGTCATTCTCTGGTAAGGATTCCCTCTGTTGGATGTTGAAACTATCAATCATGTTGCTTTGATAGTTATGGCTAAGTTGTTTGAACAGGTGCCGATGTTGGTGGTTTTTTCGGAAACCCTGAGACTGAGCTGTTAGTGCGTTGGTTTCAGCTGGGTGCCTTTTATCCCTTCTTTAGAGGCCATGCTCACCATGACACCAAAAGGAGAGAACCTTGGTTATTCGGGTAGGATATCATGtaccttttatttttcaaactatGTTTCTTA from Benincasa hispida cultivar B227 chromosome 10, ASM972705v1, whole genome shotgun sequence carries:
- the LOC120087801 gene encoding uncharacterized protein LOC120087801 isoform X2; amino-acid sequence: MALCISIPSFSDSVTAPSLSQTYFSLTRRPSNSIHFLNLRLPTRPPCLCRASNSQPGPLPKHSVSTSSKKRKKKGKGDTKVFNPTDVEVVDDFTVDEAGPSSSSASSSSSYLSYHPSTLPKPPAGFVLDDHGKVLMASNKRIAIMVDPLNNLPLECVIRRIFRSSKGDECMLLCPVDTPVQILKSKNVDGWSAVSDDEVEAILPAASYALAKIHMHLVHSGFCYTARGGFCYSEDDIFDFRTDDGQDVDGLPNEGVEITCFHMNGAHYMIYTPSDPLLFVAIKDKLGQLTIADDNIVETGAVGGSSNYQCH
- the LOC120087801 gene encoding uncharacterized protein LOC120087801 isoform X1 translates to MALCISIPSFSDSVTAPSLSQTYFSLTRRPSNSIHFLNLRLPTRPPCLCRASNSQPGPLPKHSVSTSSKKRKKKGKGDTKVFNPTDVEVVDDFTVDEAGPSSSSASSSSSYLSYHPSTLPKPPAGFVLDDHGKVLMASNKRIAIMVDPLNNLPLECVIRRIFRSSKGDECMLLCPVDTPVQILKSKNVDGWSAVSDDEVEAILPAASYALAKIHMHLVHSGFCYTARGGFCYSEDDIFDFRTDDGQDVDGLPNEGVEITCFHMNGAHYMIYTPSDPLLFVAIKDKLGQLTIADDELLEDPAIISAIDEETEFNALVEEEAALLESVLGKE
- the LOC120087800 gene encoding probable glucan 1,3-alpha-glucosidase — its product is MRVPYLLLLILLALHLTFVLPWKKEEFRNCNQTPFCKRARAFKPGSCSLVAHDVSINDGDLTAKLLPRNQDPDHPPKPLLLALSVYQDGILRLRVDEDPSLGPSKKRFQVPDVILDEFLSKKLWLQRISTETIGSDLSPSSIVYLSDGYEAVLRQDPFEVFVREKSGKRILSLNSHGLFDFEQLRVKEEGEDWEEKFRGHTDTRPYGPQSISFDVSFYDADFVYGIPERATSLALKPTRGPDVEESEPYRLFNLDVFEYVHESPFGIYGSIPFMISHGKSRGTSGFFWLNAAEMQIDVLGSGWDAESGISLPSSQSRIDTLWMSEAGIVDTFFFVGPGPKDVVRQYTSVTGTSAMPQLFATAYHQCRWNYRDEEDVAHVDSKFDEHDIPYDVLWLDIEHTDGKRYFTWDRALFPNPEEMQRKLAAKGRHMVTIVDPHIKRDDSFPLHKEASKKGYYVKDAAGNDYDGWCWPGSSSYLDMLSPEIRSWWGEKFSLENYVGSTPSLYIWNDMNEPSVFNGPEVTMPRNALHQGGVEHRELHNVYGYYFQMATAEGLVKRGDGKDRPFVLSRALFAGTQRYGAVWTGDNSADWDHLRVSVPMVLTLGLTGLSFSGADVGGFFGNPETELLVRWFQLGAFYPFFRGHAHHDTKRREPWLFGERNTELMRDAIRVRYMLLPYFYTLFREANTSGIPVVRPLWLEFPSDEVTFKNDEAFMVGSALLVQGIYTKEAKKASVYLPGKQSWYDFRTGATYRGGITHQLEVSEESIPAFQKAGTIIPRKDRFRRSSTQMVNDPYTLVVALNSSQAAEGELYIDDGKSFEFKQGAFIHRRFVFSGGKLTSLNVGPIASSSTKFSSNCVIERIILLGHSRSKSALVEPENRKVDIELGPLHFQTARHISVLTIRKPNLLITDDWTVKIL